One Micromonospora sp. FIMYZ51 genomic window carries:
- a CDS encoding HAMP domain-containing sensor histidine kinase, which yields MAGWSLRTRLVVTLVALLAVVSLAIGAITTAALRQFLISRVDEQLLPMTGARAGTPWEPGPGGPPWSDVRVPRGFPPGTISAWVVDGQVTEAWTLVGREEQAIPVDQVAGLAEVPTDRRAHSVDLGDRGSYRLVARQSVAGTVRVLGVPLSGVQETVWWLVAAQAAVTAAGLLVAGTAGALIVRATLRPLRRVAATAGRVSELPLDRGEVALSDRVPAADTDPRTEVGQVGAALNRMLGHVGAALAARQASETRVRQFVADASHELRTPLAAIRGYAEVARRGRDRVPPDVAHALRRVESESTRMTSLVDDLLLLARLDSGRPLAVEPVDLTALVVDAVSDAHVAGPAHHWQLDLPDEVIRVPGDAARLHQVLTNLLANARVHTPPGSTVTTRLRLAADAAELSVTDDGPGVPPELRAEVFERFARADSSRSRAHGSTGLGLAIVAAVVEAHHGTVTLDTRPGHTTFTVHLPVRKGPFLTPGA from the coding sequence CTGGCCGGCTGGTCGCTGCGGACCCGGCTGGTGGTCACCCTGGTCGCCCTGCTGGCCGTGGTCAGCCTGGCCATCGGCGCGATCACCACGGCGGCGCTGCGGCAGTTCCTGATCTCCCGGGTGGACGAGCAACTCCTGCCGATGACCGGGGCCCGTGCCGGCACGCCGTGGGAGCCGGGACCGGGCGGCCCGCCCTGGTCCGACGTGCGGGTCCCGCGCGGCTTCCCGCCCGGCACGATCAGCGCGTGGGTCGTCGACGGCCAGGTCACCGAGGCGTGGACGCTTGTCGGCCGGGAGGAACAGGCGATCCCGGTCGACCAGGTGGCCGGGCTGGCCGAGGTGCCCACCGACCGCCGCGCGCACAGCGTCGACCTCGGCGACCGGGGCAGCTACCGGCTGGTCGCCCGGCAGTCCGTTGCCGGCACGGTGCGGGTACTGGGGGTGCCGCTGTCCGGCGTACAGGAGACCGTGTGGTGGCTGGTGGCCGCACAGGCCGCGGTCACCGCCGCCGGACTCCTCGTCGCCGGCACCGCCGGTGCGCTGATCGTCCGGGCCACCCTGCGTCCGCTGCGCCGGGTCGCCGCCACCGCCGGCCGGGTCAGCGAACTGCCACTGGACCGGGGCGAGGTGGCGCTCTCCGACCGGGTTCCGGCGGCCGACACCGATCCGCGTACCGAGGTGGGTCAGGTGGGTGCCGCGCTCAACCGGATGCTCGGGCACGTCGGCGCCGCACTCGCCGCCCGGCAGGCCAGCGAGACCCGGGTACGCCAGTTCGTCGCGGATGCCAGCCACGAACTGCGTACCCCACTCGCGGCGATCCGGGGCTACGCCGAGGTGGCCCGGCGCGGCCGGGACCGGGTGCCGCCCGACGTGGCACACGCGCTGCGCCGGGTCGAGTCGGAGAGCACCCGGATGACAAGCCTCGTCGACGACCTGCTGCTGCTGGCCCGGCTGGACTCCGGCCGCCCGCTCGCGGTCGAGCCGGTCGACCTCACCGCGCTGGTCGTGGACGCGGTGAGCGACGCCCACGTCGCCGGCCCGGCGCACCACTGGCAACTCGACCTGCCCGACGAGGTGATCCGGGTCCCCGGTGACGCCGCCCGACTGCACCAGGTGCTGACCAACCTGCTGGCCAACGCCCGGGTACACACCCCGCCGGGCAGCACCGTCACCACCCGCCTGCGCCTGGCCGCCGACGCGGCCGAACTCAGCGTCACCGACGACGGTCCGGGCGTACCACCCGAACTGCGGGCCGAGGTCTTCGAACGATTCGCCCGGGCAGACAGCTCCCGCTCCCGCGCCCACGGCAGCACCGGCCTCGGCCTGGCCATCGTGGCCGCAGTGGTGGAGGCCCACCACGGCACGGTCACCCTCGACACCCGCCCCGGCCACACCACCTTCACCGTCCACCTGCCGGTAAGGAAGGGCCCCTTCTTAACGCCTGGTGCATAG